The following nucleotide sequence is from uncultured Draconibacterium sp..
CGCCACCCAATACGCTGGTGGAAGGCCGGAACATGTTGTTTTTAACTTACGCTGCCATTTTTGCCAAGGTGCACAACATCCATCACCTGGTAACCGGAGTGGGACAAGCCGATTTTAGCGGTTACCCCGATTGCCGGAATGATTTTATCGTATCGTTGAATGAAACGCTGAACCTGTCGATGGATTATCCGTATCAGATTCATACACCGCTGATGTGGAAAAACAAAAGCGAGATCTGGCAACTGGCCGATGAACTGGGCGTTCTTGAACTGGTACAAAACGAAACCGTTACCTGCTACAATGGCATAAAAGGGAAAGGTTGTGGTGAGTGCCCGGCCTGCGAGCTGAGGAATAAAGGGCTGAAGTTATATTTGGAAGCGAAAGTTTAAACAACAGAATAATGAGCGAATTAAAACACCTGGGAAACGAAACAAATTACGATTTTAACTATCGTCCTGATGTATTGGAATCGTTTGATAACAAACACCCTGAAAATGACTATTGGGTAAAATTCAACTGCCCTGAGTTTACCAGTTTGTGCCCCATTACCGGGCAGCCCGATTTTGCTACTATTTACCTCAGTTACATCCCTGATGGGAAATTAGTGGAAAGCAAAAGTTTGAAGCTCTATTTATTCAGTTTCCGCAACCACGGCGCTTTTCATGAGGATTGTATCAATATCATGATGAAAGATTTGATAGCTTTAATGAATCCAAAGTACATTGAAGTGTGGGGTAAATTCTTGCCGCGTGGTGGCTTAAGTATCGATCCGTTTTCTAACTATGGAAAACCGGGAACTAAATATGAAGAGATGGCCTGGTTTCGCATGCAAAATCATGATTTGAATCCCGAGGTGATTGATAACCGGTAATAGACTTGTTAAATGCATTATCATCAGAAGGCTTAACAGGAGTACCCCATTCTAACATAGCCAATTGCTTACCGAGAAAAAATAGCAAAATACAATTTCTCAAATCAGAATCAGTAACATATGCAAATAACACTAAAAGAGCACATTAAGAGATTTGTCGATTTCAGTGATGAGGATGAACAAATACTAAATGAATACATAAAATCATTCTCGGTACAAAAAAAGGAAGACCTGCTTTCGAATGGCCAAATATGCAGGTCGATGTATTTTGTTGAAAAGGGCTGCTTACGGATGTTTTTTATCAACTCAAAATCAGCAGAGCAAATAACACAATTTGCCATTGACGGTTGGTGGATTTCCGATCTTTTCAGTTTTATGGACAATACACCTTCTGAATATACGATTCAAACAATAGAGGCATCAAAAATTGTAGCAATCGATAACCGTGTTTATAACACTTTGCTTGAAAAACTGCCTCAGCTGGAGCGGTATTTCAGAATAATTATGCAGAAGAACCTTGCAGCATCGCAGCTTCGTGCTAAGTACATGTACGAAATGACGAAAGAAGAATTTTACTTCCATTTCAGCACCTCGTTCCCTGAGTTTATGCAACGTGTTCCGCAATACATGGTCGCTTCTTACCTTGGGCTAACTCCCGAATATGTTAGTGAATTACGAAAAAGAAATACTAACAATTCTATTACGAAATAAGGTAAAGCTTGCCCTCCTGTTAAATTTTGAAAGTAGAATAAGTCACTCTTCGATTTAGTTTTGAGAGACTCCCCGATTTCTTAAGCCAGTTTAATTTTTCTGAAAAACCTTGCCAATATCTTTGTTGCACAAATAATTAAAGAAAATAATATGGAAGCAACAGAGATCGTTTTGGAAGCTATGAAAAAAAGCGGCACTCCGTTAAACGCGGGAAAAATTGTTGATATAACCGGTCTTGACCGGAAAGTTGTTGACAAAGCAATGGCACAGCTAAAAAAGGAAGATGTCATTGTATCACCAAAGCGTTGTTACTGGCAGGCAAAATAATTCAATCACAAAATTTAAGAAAAAAAGTATGTCGAAAACTATATTTTTAGCAGGAGCTACCGGCGCAATTGGTCAGGTACTCACCCCTCTACTCATTGAAAACGGATGGAAAGTGTATGGCACAACCCGTTCAAAAGACAAGATAGCTCTACTTCAGGAATTGGGCGCTGAACCCGTTGTAATAGACGTGTATGAAGCCGGGCGCTTAAAAGATATTCTTATCGAAATAAAACCGGATGTTGTAATAAACCAGCTCACCGATCTTCCGTATGCCTTAAATGCCGATGAAATGACAGCAGCATTGGTGCGTAATGCAAAGTTGCGCACCGAAGGCACAAAAAATCTGGTAGAAGCTGCACTATCGGCAGGTAGCAAACGGATTATTGCACAAAGTATATCATTTGTATATGATGAGGGCCCAATCCCGCATCTTGAAGAAGATCCTTTATTGCCATTGTCGCACCCGGTTTATGGCGAAACAGCTGAAGGTGTCCGTAATTTAGAGCGTCAGGTACTTGAATCGGGAATGGAAGGAATAGTGCTGCGCTACGGTTTACTGTACGGACCAAAAACCGGTTTTGATGCCCCGATAGCCCCTGCATCGGTTCATGTTGAAGCTGCTGCAAAAGCTGCGGAAATTGCTGTAACAAAAGGCAAAAAGGGCATTTACAACGTTGCTGAAGCCGATGAGTCGTTATCGTGCGAAAAAGCCATTAAAGCTTTTGACTGGAATGCCAATTGGAGGGTAACGCAATAATTTTGTCTTCCCGAATCCTTAACATTCAGCAAAAAAAATGAAGAAGCATATTATTTACCGCTTCTTCATTTTTGTACCCGCAGGGAAATCATTCACTACTGATTTGAAAACAAAATCCGAATTTAACAGGCGCCTGATGAACTGACTAGCTACTCAACTTCGCAATCTCATCCAGCCACTTTTGTTTCTCTACATCAGTCAGGAAACTGGCTGTAAACGAATTGGAGGCCAGTTTTACAATATCTTCGTCTGAAAGATTAAGCGCCTCGTTTACAGCATGGAAATTAGCATTCATATAACCACCAAAATAGGCCGGATCGTCAGAATTAACAGTAGCAACAATGTTATGATCCAACAACTTTTTTAACGGGTGATCAACCATATCATCAACCACTTTTAGCTTCAGATTTGATAATGGGCAAACCGTTAAAGGCATTTCAATACGCGCCAGTTCATCCAACAATTTTGCATCATCGATCGAACGCACACCGTGGTCGATACGGGCAACCTTTAGCATTTCAATGGCATCCCAAACGTTTTGTGCAGGCCCTTCTTCGCCGGCATGAGCGACAGTCAGAAATCCTTCGGCACGTACCATTTCAAACACCTTTTTAAACTTGGCAGGCGGATGACCTTTTTCGCTGGAATCGAGACCGTATGCAGTAAACAACTCTCCAAATTTCAACGATTCTTTAAAAGTCTTAATCGCGTCCTCTTCACTCAGGTGACGCAGAAAATTAGGAATAAGTCGGTAGGTTATGCCCCATTCATTTCGGGCATCGATACAAGCCTGTAGAATTCCGTTAATTACATTTTCAAACGGAACGCCGCGTTGGATATGTGTTTGCGGATCGAAAAAGATTTCGGTGTGCACCACATTTTCCTCGAAGCACTTTTTCAGATACGCCTTTGTGAGGTCGTAAAAATCCTGCTCGTAAAGCAATACGTAGGCTCCGGCATAATAAAGATCAAGAAACTCCTGGAGGTTATTGAATTGATAGGCCGCATGCAAATCATCAACTGATTTATATTTTAACCGTATGTCATTCCTTTCAGCAATGGTAAACATCAGTTCCGGCTCAAAAGTGCCTTCAATATGTACGTGCAGTTCTGCCTTTGGAATTTTATTGATCAACTCAATTTGTTTTCTGGATTTCATTGTTTTCTTCTTTATTTCAAATATACGGATACCGTGGCTTATTTAGCAAATTCAAATTTCCAGTAAATAAAAAAGCAGACACCAAATGAGTCTGCTTTCTTAAATATCTGGTAGTTGTCTTTCTACACTTTAGGCAATTCCCATGGTGCACGGTAGGTTGGCACCAATAGTTCGTTAGCCGCATCGTTACCGATGAATTTGCTGTTATCAGCATCCCAATACAGGCGCTGACCTGTTTTTAAAGCCATGTTTCCTAAATGCGCCACGCGAGCAGTATTAGCTGCAATACCAACATGACAGTTCGTATTCTGATCGCCTTTTTTAATACAATCAATAAAGTTAGCCGTGTGGTTGTTCAATCCCTGGCCGTCGCCTTTTTTCAATTCAACGCGCTCCATTCTTGGGTTTCTGCCACCTTCAGGAATAACTTCCCAGCCGTTACGGTCAACCACCAAAGTTCCGTTTTCACCAACAAAACCTACTCCGTGGCTGCGGCCATAGTAACCACCGTCGATTCCCAAACCGTGGTCCCAAAGCAAGGTATAATCGTCGAATTCGTATAATGCCTGCATACTGTCAGGAGTTTCGCAAGCATCATCAGGGTAACCAAATTTGCCCCCCATTGCCATAATAGATTTAGGTGCCTTGGCTTTCATACCGTATAAACCGTAGTCGATGATGTGCACACCCCAGTCGGTCATTAAACCACCGGCATAATCCCAGAACCAGCGGAAATTAAAGTGAAAACGGTTCGGGTTAAACGGACGTGCTTTTGCAGGTCCTAACCACATATCGTAATCAACACCTGCAGGAACAGGTCCGTCGGGCATTACCGGAATCGATTTCATCCAACCCTGATACGACCAGCAACGTACGGTACGAATTTTTCCCAGCGCGCCGGTGTAAACAAAATCAACAGCATCTTTCCAGTGCTTGTCGCTACGCTGCCATTGCCCTACCTGGGCAATTGTTCCGTAACGTTTCCAGGCACGCTCCATAATGTTGATCTCTTCGATGTAGTTTGCCAGCGGTTTTTCACAGAAAATATGTTTTCCTTCCTGTGCTGCATACACAAAAGGCAAACAGTGCCAGTGGTCTGGCGTACCAATAATGATCACATCAATACCGGGCTCTTCAAGCAATTTTCTGAAATCTTTAAATCCTTTTGGTTTGGTTCCCTGGATTTTCTCAACGTCGGCAATACGTTGGTTCATAATCTTCTCATCCACATCGCAAATGGCCGCGCACTCCGTATTTTTTTGTTTTAAGAAAGCCTGAAGATCAGTAAAACCCTGACCTTTCGCCCCTATCAAACCACAAACCAGTTTTTCGTTTGCTCCCGAGCACGATTCCATCGCTAAAGGCATACTTGA
It contains:
- a CDS encoding adenosine deaminase; its protein translation is MKSRKQIELINKIPKAELHVHIEGTFEPELMFTIAERNDIRLKYKSVDDLHAAYQFNNLQEFLDLYYAGAYVLLYEQDFYDLTKAYLKKCFEENVVHTEIFFDPQTHIQRGVPFENVINGILQACIDARNEWGITYRLIPNFLRHLSEEDAIKTFKESLKFGELFTAYGLDSSEKGHPPAKFKKVFEMVRAEGFLTVAHAGEEGPAQNVWDAIEMLKVARIDHGVRSIDDAKLLDELARIEMPLTVCPLSNLKLKVVDDMVDHPLKKLLDHNIVATVNSDDPAYFGGYMNANFHAVNEALNLSDEDIVKLASNSFTASFLTDVEKQKWLDEIAKLSS
- a CDS encoding NAD(P)-dependent oxidoreductase translates to MSKTIFLAGATGAIGQVLTPLLIENGWKVYGTTRSKDKIALLQELGAEPVVIDVYEAGRLKDILIEIKPDVVINQLTDLPYALNADEMTAALVRNAKLRTEGTKNLVEAALSAGSKRIIAQSISFVYDEGPIPHLEEDPLLPLSHPVYGETAEGVRNLERQVLESGMEGIVLRYGLLYGPKTGFDAPIAPASVHVEAAAKAAEIAVTKGKKGIYNVAEADESLSCEKAIKAFDWNANWRVTQ
- a CDS encoding Gfo/Idh/MocA family oxidoreductase; its protein translation is MTNRRDFIKTSAMATAGVGIASSMPLAMESCSGANEKLVCGLIGAKGQGFTDLQAFLKQKNTECAAICDVDEKIMNQRIADVEKIQGTKPKGFKDFRKLLEEPGIDVIIIGTPDHWHCLPFVYAAQEGKHIFCEKPLANYIEEINIMERAWKRYGTIAQVGQWQRSDKHWKDAVDFVYTGALGKIRTVRCWSYQGWMKSIPVMPDGPVPAGVDYDMWLGPAKARPFNPNRFHFNFRWFWDYAGGLMTDWGVHIIDYGLYGMKAKAPKSIMAMGGKFGYPDDACETPDSMQALYEFDDYTLLWDHGLGIDGGYYGRSHGVGFVGENGTLVVDRNGWEVIPEGGRNPRMERVELKKGDGQGLNNHTANFIDCIKKGDQNTNCHVGIAANTARVAHLGNMALKTGQRLYWDADNSKFIGNDAANELLVPTYRAPWELPKV
- the queC gene encoding 7-cyano-7-deazaguanine synthase QueC; translated protein: MISTDKKKALVVFSGGQDSTTCLFWAKQEFDEVYAIAFNYGQRHAIELESAKNIAEKAGVPLQIFPMDLIAQLSQNSLTHHSMQVDRHKPEDTPPNTLVEGRNMLFLTYAAIFAKVHNIHHLVTGVGQADFSGYPDCRNDFIVSLNETLNLSMDYPYQIHTPLMWKNKSEIWQLADELGVLELVQNETVTCYNGIKGKGCGECPACELRNKGLKLYLEAKV
- a CDS encoding Crp/Fnr family transcriptional regulator, yielding MQITLKEHIKRFVDFSDEDEQILNEYIKSFSVQKKEDLLSNGQICRSMYFVEKGCLRMFFINSKSAEQITQFAIDGWWISDLFSFMDNTPSEYTIQTIEASKIVAIDNRVYNTLLEKLPQLERYFRIIMQKNLAASQLRAKYMYEMTKEEFYFHFSTSFPEFMQRVPQYMVASYLGLTPEYVSELRKRNTNNSITK
- the queF gene encoding preQ(1) synthase; its protein translation is MSELKHLGNETNYDFNYRPDVLESFDNKHPENDYWVKFNCPEFTSLCPITGQPDFATIYLSYIPDGKLVESKSLKLYLFSFRNHGAFHEDCINIMMKDLIALMNPKYIEVWGKFLPRGGLSIDPFSNYGKPGTKYEEMAWFRMQNHDLNPEVIDNR